The window TAAAGGCACTTATTTTCAGTATTCAGATTCTTCCGGTGCAGAGCTTTGGATACAAAGCAATTTGAATCATGAATTGTTAGGTGTTAAACCTCATTATAAAGGAATTAGTAAAAGGAATGTGTGCTTAACAGCCTCCCTTGATAGGATGGAAAGCGAGTTAGATGGAGCATTTCATTCATGGGCCGACCCAACTGAACCAGGCAATCCTGAAAGTGGGGCTTATCCATTTGTTTTTGATGTTCCAAACCATAAATCATTGGGAAGTATAAAGTTTCCACAAAGCATAGCAATACAGCTCTCTGCATTTGCGCAGGACATAGATTATTATGAAAATGAAACAGCATTTGAGCAAGGCAAGAGGGTAGAGTAAAATGGTCAACTCAATCCTTTGTGCCGAGTGGATTATTCAATTCTAATGAAAACCCTGAGCTCAATACACCAGAAGCTTTGGGAATTATAGCCGGAACAATTAAACAATCAGAGAAGAAATACAATGATCTAACAGGTCAAGAATTTCAATGGATGCTTGTGGATACGCTGGGAGGGGAAATAGATGTAGTAGCAGATTGGGGATTCTTTTCGACCGAACCAAAGGTAGGTGGAATAGTACACGGAAAATTTTGGCTATCAGGACAGCTTTTGAATATTCCAGAATTGGTTTAGAAAGTTAAAGCGAGCTGTATAATAAATAGTCAGTTGCTTAGGCATCCTCACTCCTAAAATAGGCCCCTAATCACAGTCTGAGCCTGTCAAAGAATTTGAATAAAGAGGAGTTAGTTTAAATTGAATGCCTTACACCTAATATATAAACACAACATAAATAGTATTGAATAGGCTCTAAGACGATTTTCAATAGTTTCCATTAAATTATTAGTCAATTTACTGGATACTTTGTTTGGAATGCTTAATTTGACAGGAAAAATTAGCAGAAGGATAAAGGTTCTTAATGTATTTATACGTAATCCTAAGCTAAAATATTTTGGTAGATTTTATGGTGTAAAAAAACATCTTGATAAAAAATGATAGTAGCTTCATTGTTGATTGTTTTAGGGTTTACGTGCCTGATTTTTGGGGCGAATTGGCTTGTATCAGGAGCTTCTTCTTTAGCGAAAAAAAATAATGTTCCTGATCTGGTTATAGGTTTGACAATTGTAGCTTTTGGCACTTCTGCACCAGAATTAATCGTTAATTGTGTAGCTTCATTTAATGGATTTTCCGATATCGTTTTTGGAAATATTATCGGAAGTAATAATTTCAATTTGTTCATTATCCTTGGTATTGCAGGTTTAATATATCCGATTACGGTTCAATCTTCAACAGCATGGAAAGAAATTCCTATTTCGTTATTTGTTGTCCTATTATTATTTGTCCTTGTCAATGATTTTTTAATCAACCAAAACCCTGAAATTTCAAGGATTGATGGAGTCATATTATTGGTAGGATTCCTTTGTTTTATTTATTATGTTTTCACCCAATTAAAACAAGAGCAATCTGATGTGATTGCCTATGAAGAAAAATCAAATTATAAAATTTGGGCATTAATAATAATTGGAATAGCTGGACTTATAGTTGGAGGAAAATTGGTGGTTGACAACAGTATTAATATTGCAATTGAATTGGGGGTTAGTCAAAAGATTATAGGTTTAACCATAGTTGCAGCCGGCACTTCCCTTCCTGAATTGGTTACATCAATAGTTGCAGCCACCAAAAAGAATAGTGATATCGCAATTGGTAATGTGATAGGTTCAAATATTTTTAACATCCTGCTGATACTTTCAATCAGTTCTTTTGTAAATCCGATAGCATACAATCCGAATTTTAATCAAGATTTGTTAATATTAATTGGTGGTACAGCTTTTCTTTTCATTGCAATGTTTACCGGCAAAAGAAAAAAGCTTGATCGATGGGAGGCTTTAATCTTACTAAGTTTCTATTTGATTTACACGACTTATCTGGTATCCAAAGAAATATAAAAACTACCATTTGCAAAAAAATTACGATCAAAAACCGAACCCTAAGCCTGCTGAAGCATTGTTTTTATAATAAAAAACAGATGGATTGAAAGATCATGCGCCAAAGAGCCGGAATTCCTTATTTAAGTATTGGCTTAGTTTAATGAAATATTTTTATCCCTTTTTTCAATAAGTATTCAAATTCAGCGTATTAATACCATTTTTCGCTCATTGAATGAGGTTTTTTAAATCTCTTTTAGGTTCAATGTAAAATGTTTTCACAATTCTTAATTTAATAAGTAAGTTAAGAAAGATGTGTATAATCAAAAGCTATTACTCTTCTGGAAAACCATTGCTAATTCCCGGTATCATCTCCGGTGTTTTAGTTTAACAATGTAATATATAGGTATAAGATTGGATAATATAAAACTAAATATTATTTTAACATTTTAGATAGATTCAAACCCTTAATCTCATAAACCAAAAAGAGCTGCTATGAAATATTTATTTACTATGAGTTTTACCTTTTTAACATTATGCGCATTTGCACAGGATTCAAAGACTTCATTGATGAAGATTGTTTTGGCTGATTCAGTAATTAATAAATATATGGAAGGTATTGGGAAAAAAGATATTAATGAATATAAATTATTTCATGGATCTGGGTATTATGTCTTTAATGATGGAAACGTTGAATTTCAAGAATATAATGGAAACAATAGTAATGCTAAACAAAAAGGAATTATCAAAAAGATAAAAATTAATAAGAATAAGGCTATAGTGAAATTTTATACAGCTTCATGTAACAATACACGCATCAGCTTGAGGAAAGTAGCAAAAAATTGGGAAATTAAGTCTAGGCTGATTTACAGAAGCTGGAAGCATCCAAACAAACAACCTAAACTTGTATACTATAGTTTGAATTAAAAATTTAGCATCGTGGCTTAATTTCTGGTTTGAAATGTTTATTTTAATAAATACAATTAGCAAAAGTAGAAGGGATATAATCCAAATAAGCAAAACTTCTATGCGAATTATGTAAATACATATGTTTTAACAATTGAAAATGAGAAAATTAAAACTTCAAATTCAACTTTCAATTGATGGATTCATTGCTGGTCCTAATGGAGAAATGGACTGGATGATTTGGAATTGGGATGATAAGCTAAAGGATTTCGTAACCCAATTAACGGAATCAACTGACACTATAGTTTTGGGTCGCAAACTGGCAGAAGGATTTATTCCATACTGGAGATCAAATAAGGAGTTGGAAGGTGCTGAAAAAATTAATAATTCTAAGAAAATAGTTTTTACCAAAACACTTGAAAGCTCGAATTGGGAAAATACCATTTTGGAAAAGGGAGATTTGACAGATAAGATACAAGAATTAAAATCTTTAACAGGAAATAACATGATAGCCTATGGTGGGGGAGCATTTGTTTCATCACTAATCAAAGAAAATTTGATTGATGAATATTACTTTTTTATTAACCCTTCTATTT of the Cyclobacterium marinum DSM 745 genome contains:
- a CDS encoding calcium/sodium antiporter encodes the protein MIVASLLIVLGFTCLIFGANWLVSGASSLAKKNNVPDLVIGLTIVAFGTSAPELIVNCVASFNGFSDIVFGNIIGSNNFNLFIILGIAGLIYPITVQSSTAWKEIPISLFVVLLLFVLVNDFLINQNPEISRIDGVILLVGFLCFIYYVFTQLKQEQSDVIAYEEKSNYKIWALIIIGIAGLIVGGKLVVDNSINIAIELGVSQKIIGLTIVAAGTSLPELVTSIVAATKKNSDIAIGNVIGSNIFNILLILSISSFVNPIAYNPNFNQDLLILIGGTAFLFIAMFTGKRKKLDRWEALILLSFYLIYTTYLVSKEI
- a CDS encoding dihydrofolate reductase family protein — translated: MRKLKLQIQLSIDGFIAGPNGEMDWMIWNWDDKLKDFVTQLTESTDTIVLGRKLAEGFIPYWRSNKELEGAEKINNSKKIVFTKTLESSNWENTILEKGDLTDKIQELKSLTGNNMIAYGGGAFVSSLIKENLIDEYYFFINPSILGDGMPIFEKTDYKKELKLEEAKAYECGITVLKYTN